Proteins encoded together in one Chelonoidis abingdonii isolate Lonesome George chromosome 1, CheloAbing_2.0, whole genome shotgun sequence window:
- the KBTBD3 gene encoding kelch repeat and BTB domain-containing protein 3 has protein sequence MDINRMDNQPWTINSETSVPEKKINSLVAEDHAQQILNVLQSFRENNIFFDFKILVKDEIIPCHRCVLAACSDFFRAMFEVNMKERDDGNVTISNLSPKAVKAFLDYAYTGKTEITNDNVEMFFQLSSFLQVSHLSKACSEFLIESVDLGNCLQLLSISESYGSVHLFDHALEFVQHCFSLLLKSSDFLEMNFEILQKCIEADELYVPEEESVLKAVLQWTKHNLETRQKHLHHLIKKVRLHQLPEKTLKDLLHSEEYLLQSTDCLGIINDAVKSVQNSSGLFPDARPSTTEKYIFVHKTEENGENRHTFCYNVKTDKWKELPHTHIIDLPGSSLSSYGEKIFITGGCKGNCCRTVRLHIAERFHDATDQTWCYCPVSNDFSIVSTMKKTRTMHTSVMTLNQLFIIGGKTKGTQDIRSLLDVESYNPLSKEWKSVSPLPRGIYYPEASACQNIIYVLGAEVEITDAFNPSLDCFFKYNAMTDQWSELVAEFGQFFHATLIKAVAVNCTLYICDLSTYKVYSFCPETCVWKGEGSFECAGFNAGAVGIEDKIYILGGDYAPDEITDEVQVYHSNRSEWEEVTPMPRALTEFHCQMIQFNKYRDPWSSVRQCALEHFETS, from the exons ATGGACATCAACAGGATGGACAATCAACCATGGACAATCAACAGTGAAACTTCTGTTcctgaaaagaaaatcaactccTTAGTAGCTGAAGATCATGCTCAGCAAATTCTAAATGTACTGCAAAGTTTCAGAGAAAATAATATCTTTTTTGACTTTAAAATACTTGTGAAAGATGAAATAATCCCCTGTCATCGTTGTGTACTAGCAGCATGCAGTGACTTTTTCAG AGCCATGTTTGAGGTTAACATGAAAGAAAGAGATGATGGGAATGTTACTATTAGTAATTTATCACCCAAAGCGGTGAAGGCTTTTCTCGATTACGCCTATACAGGAAAAACTGAGATAACAAATGATAATGTGGAAATGTTCTTCCAGTTGTCATCATTTCTTCAAGTTTCACACCTCTCCAAAGCTTGCAGTGAATTTCTAATAGAAAGTGTTGATCTTGGGAACTGTTTACAGTTGTTGTCTATATCAGAAAGTTATGGTTCTGTTCATTTGTTTGATCATGCACTAGAGTTTGTACAGCACTGCTTTTCCTTGCTACTCAAATCTAGTGATTTCTTGGAGATGAATTTTGAGATATTGCAAAAATGTATTGAAGCAGATGAGCTATATGTCCCTGAGGAAGAATCTGTGTTGAAAGCTGTCCTACAGTGGACCAAACATAATTTAGAAACAAGACAGAAGCATCTCCATCACTTGATTAAAAAGGTGAGATTACATCAGTTACCTGAAAAGACACTGAAGGACTTGTTGCATTCTGAAGAATATTTGCTTCAGAGCACTGACTGCTTAGGAATAATCAATGATGCAGTTAAAAGTGTACAAAACTCCAGTGGACTATTTCCAGATGCTCGTCCTTCaacaacagaaaaatatatatttgttcacAAGACTgaagaaaatggggaaaacagaCACACATTTTGCTATAATGTCAAAACTGATAAATGGAAAGAactgccccacacacacatcatTGATCTGCCAGGGTCAAGTTTATCTAGttatggagaaaaaatatttataactgGTGGGTGCAAAGGGAACTGCTGTAGGACTGTTAGACTTCATATTGCTGAACGCTTTCATGATGCCACTGATCAGACTTGGTGCTACTGTCCAGTCAGCAATGATTTCTCCATAGTGTCCACTATGAAAAAAACAAGGACTATGCACACATCTGTCATGACTCTAAATCAGTTATTTATAATAGGTGGAAAGACTAAAGGAACTCAGGACATCAGAAGTCTTTTGGATGTGGAATCTTACAATCCTCTCTCCAAAGAATGGAAATCTGTAAGCCCGTTACCAAGAGGCATATACTATCCAGAAGCAAGTGCATGTCAAAATATAATTTATGTCCTTGGTGCTGAAGTAGAGATTACAGATGCCTTTAATCCATCTCTGGATTGTTTCTTTAAGTACAATGCTATGACTGATCAGTGGTCTGAGCTTGTAGCAGAGTTTGGGCAGTTTTTTCATGCAACTTTAATCAAAGCTGTTGCAGTGAACTGCACATTGTATATATGTGACCTTTCCACCTACAAGGTTTATAGCTTTTGTCCAGAAACTTGTGTTTGGAAAGGGGAAGGATCTTTTGAATGTGCTGGCTTTAATGCAGGAGCAGTTGGAATAGAAGATAAAATTTACATACTAGGTGGTGACTATGCTCCAGATGAAATTACAGATGAAGTACAAGTCTACCATAGCAACAGGTCTGAGTGGGAAGAAGTCACACCAATGCCAAGAGCCTTAACTGAGTTTCATTGTCAGATGATTCAGTTTAATAAATACAGAGACCCATGGTCATCTGTAAGGCAGTGTGCTCTGGAGCATTTTGAAACATCGTAA